One Rhizobium rhododendri DNA segment encodes these proteins:
- a CDS encoding thiamine pyrophosphate-dependent dehydrogenase E1 component subunit alpha, with protein MPNSPTAEAIVAETGNMPFLYRNFSREQLLEALRKMHLIRKFEEGAEESYTRGLIHGTMHLSIGQEASAMGICLALTNEDQITSTHRGHGHCIAKGADVKRMFAEFFGKTTGYCAGRGGSMHIADVTTGNLGANGIVGGGIPIAVGAALTSKRMKTGKVVVCFFGDGANNEGAFHEALNMAAVWKLPVVFVCENNKYGMSTSTERSTAVPNIADRAAGYSMPGVIVDGNILSDVAEASQAAVERARSGLGPSLIECKTYRHRGHSKSDRNRYRTKDEIDDWMTNRDPIDMFEKQLAEFGIADEATLAGIRDSVREEIEAAIEFAKSSPSPETADLGQNVYTEQS; from the coding sequence ATGCCAAACAGTCCGACAGCCGAGGCAATTGTTGCTGAAACAGGCAACATGCCTTTTCTCTACAGGAATTTCAGCCGCGAGCAGCTCTTGGAAGCCTTGCGGAAGATGCATCTGATCCGGAAGTTCGAGGAAGGCGCCGAGGAGAGTTATACGCGTGGTCTGATTCATGGCACCATGCATCTTTCCATCGGTCAGGAAGCGAGCGCCATGGGCATCTGCCTGGCGCTGACCAACGAAGACCAGATCACCTCGACGCATCGCGGTCATGGCCATTGCATTGCCAAGGGTGCGGATGTGAAGCGCATGTTCGCGGAGTTCTTCGGCAAGACGACCGGCTATTGTGCCGGTCGCGGTGGATCGATGCACATCGCCGATGTGACGACTGGAAACCTCGGTGCCAACGGCATCGTCGGCGGCGGCATTCCGATTGCGGTCGGCGCTGCGCTGACATCGAAGCGGATGAAAACCGGCAAGGTCGTCGTCTGTTTCTTTGGCGACGGCGCCAACAACGAAGGCGCATTCCATGAGGCGCTGAACATGGCGGCGGTCTGGAAGCTGCCGGTCGTCTTCGTCTGCGAGAACAACAAATACGGCATGTCGACTTCGACCGAGCGCTCGACCGCCGTCCCGAACATTGCCGATCGCGCGGCCGGCTATTCGATGCCGGGTGTCATCGTAGACGGCAACATCCTGTCGGATGTCGCGGAAGCCTCGCAGGCTGCCGTCGAGCGGGCGCGATCCGGTCTGGGGCCATCGCTCATCGAGTGCAAGACTTACCGGCATCGTGGCCATTCCAAGAGCGACCGCAACCGCTACCGGACGAAGGACGAGATAGACGACTGGATGACCAATCGCGACCCGATAGACATGTTCGAGAAGCAGCTGGCCGAATTCGGCATAGCGGACGAGGCGACGCTGGCAGGCATTCGCGACAGCGTTCGCGAGGAGATTGAAGCAGCCATCGAATTTGCCAAGTCCAGCCCATCGCCCGAAACGGCTGATCTCGGACAGAACGTATATACGGAGCAGTCGTAA
- a CDS encoding alpha-ketoacid dehydrogenase subunit beta has protein sequence MDAAVRELSYSQAIQEAMAIAMEADERVFLMGEDIGVYGGAFQVTGDLIERFGPDRVMDTPISELGGAGVAVGAALTGMRPIFEFQFSDFAALAMEQIVNQAAKIRYMLGGAVSVPLVMRFPAGSGTGAAAQHSQSLEAWLGHVPGLKVIQPATPHDVKGMLLAAIEDPDPVMIFEHKLLYKMKGPVPEGHYIVPIGKAAIAREGRDLTIVATSIMVHKALEAADTLAAEGIDVEVVDLRTIRPMDRETVIASVKKTSRLMCVYEGVKTLGVGAEVSAMIAESDAFDYLDAPIVRLGGAETPIPYNPELEKAAVPQVAGILAAARDLVKGVR, from the coding sequence ATGGATGCGGCAGTGAGAGAGCTGAGCTATTCCCAGGCTATTCAGGAGGCGATGGCGATTGCCATGGAAGCCGATGAGCGCGTGTTTCTCATGGGCGAGGATATCGGCGTGTACGGTGGCGCCTTCCAGGTGACCGGCGATCTGATCGAGCGGTTTGGCCCCGACAGGGTCATGGACACACCGATCTCCGAACTCGGCGGCGCGGGCGTGGCGGTGGGCGCTGCCCTGACCGGTATGCGTCCGATTTTCGAATTCCAGTTTTCCGACTTCGCGGCCCTGGCCATGGAGCAGATCGTCAACCAGGCGGCGAAAATTCGCTACATGCTGGGTGGAGCGGTTTCCGTACCGCTGGTCATGCGCTTTCCGGCAGGCTCGGGAACCGGTGCGGCAGCACAGCACAGCCAGAGCCTCGAGGCATGGCTCGGTCACGTTCCCGGCCTGAAGGTCATCCAGCCGGCCACGCCGCACGATGTGAAGGGCATGCTGCTGGCGGCCATCGAAGACCCGGACCCGGTGATGATCTTCGAGCACAAGCTGCTTTACAAGATGAAGGGACCCGTTCCCGAAGGCCACTATATCGTGCCGATCGGTAAGGCTGCCATCGCGCGCGAAGGCCGCGACCTGACGATCGTTGCGACGTCGATCATGGTGCACAAGGCGCTGGAGGCTGCCGATACGCTGGCGGCCGAGGGTATCGATGTCGAAGTCGTGGATCTTCGCACCATTCGCCCGATGGACCGGGAAACCGTCATCGCCAGCGTCAAGAAGACTTCCCGGCTGATGTGTGTCTACGAGGGCGTCAAGACCCTCGGTGTCGGTGCCGAGGTCAGTGCGATGATCGCTGAAAGCGATGCCTTCGATTACCTCGATGCACCCATCGTGCGGCTTGGGGGCGCCGAGACACCCATTCCTTACAATCCCGAGCTGGAGAAGGCAGCCGTGCCGCAAGTCGCCGGCATTCTCGCGGCGGCACGCGATCTGGTGAAGGGAGTGCGCTGA
- a CDS encoding dihydrolipoamide acetyltransferase family protein, whose product MAIEVILPKVDMDMATGRISKWFFESGATVKKGDVLFEIETDKAAMEIDAPASGILRDVVGAEGVDIAVGAPVAWIYEDGEAYSPGSSAAPAAPQATKTEAVPEQPASVEAPASTVETGEGIRATPLARRLARNAGIDISRITGSGPNGRVTRADVEGYTPPVQQEEPVAAPTAAPKPVVAGPSSEQTRKLFAEGSYDQVAHSNMRRTIARRLVEAKSTVPHFYLTIDCNIDALLKLRAEVNSSTLPIGGKPANKLSVNDMVIKAYAMALAAVPDANVSWTDDSLIVHRHVDIGVAVSVPGGLITPIVRNAETKTLSVISTEMKDLGARAKEGKLKPEEYQGGTAAISNLGMFGIREFAAIVNPPHATILAVGAGERRAVISGEAVVPATLMTVTLSTDHRAVDGALAAELIGAFRTYIETPMAMII is encoded by the coding sequence ATGGCAATCGAAGTCATTCTTCCGAAGGTTGACATGGACATGGCAACCGGCCGGATATCCAAGTGGTTTTTTGAAAGCGGCGCCACGGTTAAGAAAGGCGATGTGCTTTTCGAGATCGAGACCGACAAGGCAGCCATGGAAATCGATGCCCCGGCAAGCGGCATCCTGCGCGACGTGGTAGGCGCCGAGGGTGTCGATATCGCCGTCGGAGCGCCGGTGGCGTGGATCTACGAAGACGGCGAGGCTTATTCGCCGGGCTCCAGCGCTGCACCCGCCGCGCCCCAGGCAACAAAAACTGAGGCCGTTCCGGAGCAGCCGGCATCCGTTGAAGCCCCTGCAAGCACCGTGGAAACGGGCGAGGGCATCCGGGCCACCCCGCTTGCCCGGCGATTGGCGCGCAATGCCGGGATAGACATCAGCCGCATAACCGGATCCGGACCAAATGGCCGGGTGACACGCGCCGACGTGGAAGGCTACACACCGCCTGTTCAGCAGGAAGAACCCGTTGCCGCGCCTACCGCTGCTCCGAAGCCTGTGGTTGCCGGACCGTCGAGCGAGCAGACCCGCAAGCTCTTTGCCGAGGGAAGCTACGATCAGGTCGCCCATAGCAACATGCGCCGGACGATTGCGCGCAGGCTCGTCGAGGCAAAGAGCACCGTACCGCATTTCTATCTGACGATCGATTGCAACATCGACGCTCTTTTGAAACTGCGGGCCGAGGTGAATTCCTCGACGCTTCCGATCGGCGGCAAGCCAGCCAACAAGCTTTCCGTCAACGACATGGTCATCAAGGCCTACGCAATGGCACTCGCCGCAGTTCCTGATGCCAACGTGTCATGGACTGACGACAGCCTGATCGTCCATCGGCATGTAGATATCGGCGTTGCCGTATCCGTACCCGGCGGGCTTATCACGCCGATCGTGCGAAATGCCGAGACAAAGACCTTGTCTGTCATTTCGACCGAGATGAAGGACCTCGGTGCCCGCGCCAAGGAAGGCAAGCTGAAGCCCGAGGAGTACCAGGGGGGGACCGCCGCGATCTCCAATCTTGGCATGTTCGGCATTCGCGAATTCGCAGCCATCGTCAATCCGCCGCACGCCACCATCCTTGCCGTCGGCGCCGGAGAAAGACGCGCCGTGATCTCCGGGGAGGCCGTGGTACCCGCGACGCTGATGACCGTGACGCTATCGACCGATCACCGTGCAGTGGATGGCGCGCTCGCGGCAGAGTTGATCGGAGCTTTCAGGACATACATCGAAACGCCGATGGCGATGATCATATAG
- the thiC gene encoding phosphomethylpyrimidine synthase ThiC: MNIAAKNQSPTVTSGAFPASRKIHVEGQRYPHIRVPMREISLHPTAGEPPVIVYDSSGPYTDPGHIVAIDRGLSRLRENWILARGDVERYEGRHVMPEDNGFATGERLTPEFPVRNAPLKAAPGRAVTQLAYARAGIITPEMEFIAIRENLGRQAVREASLRDGESFGAHIPDFVTPEFVRREVAEGRAVIPANINHPESEPMIIGRNFLVKINANIGNSAVTSSMEEEVEKMVWAIRWGADTVMDLSTGRNIHNIRDWIVRNSPVPIGTVPLYQALEKVGGIAEDLSWEVYRDTLIEQAEQGVDYFTIHAGVRLAYIHLTVNRVTGIVSRGGSIMAKWCLHHHRESFLYEHFDEICDIARAYDVTFSLGDGLRPGSIADANDAAQFAELETLGELTKIAWAKDCQVMIEGPGHVPMHKIKENMDKQLETCGEAPFYTLGPLTTDIAPGYDHITSAIGAAMIGWFGTAMLCYVTPKEHLGLPDRDDVKTGVITYKIAAHAADLAKGHPGARLRDDALSRARFEFRWEDQFNLSLDPDTARSFHDQTLPKEAHKVAHFCSMCGPKFCSMRISHDIRAEAQKEGLEAMAARYRDGGDLYMPVENAAEHVVGEA, encoded by the coding sequence ATGAATATTGCCGCTAAAAACCAGAGCCCGACGGTCACCTCGGGCGCATTCCCGGCCTCCCGCAAAATCCATGTCGAAGGCCAGCGATATCCCCACATTCGCGTGCCGATGCGCGAAATCTCCCTGCATCCGACTGCGGGGGAGCCGCCTGTCATCGTGTATGACAGCTCGGGCCCGTATACCGATCCAGGCCATATCGTTGCGATCGATCGCGGTCTTTCGCGCCTGCGGGAAAACTGGATCCTGGCGCGCGGCGATGTTGAGCGTTACGAAGGCCGCCACGTCATGCCGGAGGATAACGGCTTTGCCACCGGCGAGCGATTGACGCCGGAATTTCCCGTTCGCAATGCGCCTCTGAAGGCCGCTCCCGGCCGGGCCGTCACCCAGCTTGCCTATGCTCGCGCCGGCATCATCACGCCCGAGATGGAATTCATTGCCATCCGCGAAAATCTCGGACGCCAGGCTGTCCGTGAAGCCTCGTTGCGGGATGGCGAAAGTTTTGGCGCTCACATCCCGGATTTCGTAACGCCGGAATTCGTGCGCCGCGAGGTGGCCGAGGGCCGCGCCGTCATTCCGGCCAATATCAACCATCCCGAAAGCGAGCCGATGATCATCGGCCGTAATTTTCTGGTGAAGATCAACGCCAACATCGGCAACTCTGCTGTCACCTCGTCCATGGAGGAGGAGGTCGAGAAGATGGTCTGGGCGATCCGCTGGGGCGCCGATACGGTGATGGACCTGTCGACCGGCCGCAACATCCACAATATCCGCGACTGGATCGTCCGCAATTCGCCCGTGCCGATCGGCACCGTGCCGCTCTATCAGGCTTTGGAAAAGGTGGGTGGCATTGCCGAGGATCTTTCCTGGGAGGTCTATCGCGACACACTCATCGAGCAGGCCGAACAGGGCGTCGATTATTTCACCATCCATGCCGGCGTCCGTCTCGCCTATATCCACCTCACCGTGAACCGCGTGACCGGCATCGTGTCGCGCGGCGGGTCCATCATGGCCAAGTGGTGTCTGCACCACCACCGCGAAAGCTTTCTCTACGAGCACTTCGACGAGATCTGCGATATCGCCCGCGCCTACGACGTGACGTTTTCGCTGGGCGACGGACTTCGTCCGGGCTCGATTGCCGACGCCAACGATGCCGCCCAGTTCGCGGAGCTGGAGACGCTGGGCGAACTGACGAAAATCGCCTGGGCAAAGGATTGCCAGGTGATGATCGAAGGACCGGGCCATGTTCCGATGCACAAGATCAAGGAGAACATGGACAAGCAGCTGGAGACCTGTGGCGAGGCGCCGTTCTACACGCTTGGACCGCTGACCACCGATATCGCCCCCGGCTACGACCACATCACGTCGGCAATCGGCGCCGCGATGATCGGCTGGTTCGGCACCGCTATGCTCTGCTACGTGACACCGAAGGAACATCTGGGCCTGCCCGACCGCGACGACGTCAAGACCGGCGTCATCACCTACAAGATCGCCGCCCACGCCGCCGATCTCGCCAAGGGACATCCGGGCGCACGCCTGCGCGACGATGCCCTGTCTCGCGCCCGGTTCGAATTCCGCTGGGAGGACCAGTTCAATCTTTCGCTCGACCCGGATACGGCGCGCAGCTTCCACGACCAGACGCTGCCTAAGGAGGCGCATAAGGTGGCGCATTTCTGCTCCATGTGCGGACCCAAATTCTGTTCGATGCGGATTTCGCACGATATCCGAGCCGAAGCGCAGAAGGAGGGGCTGGAGGCGATGGCCGCCCGTTATCGCGATGGCGGCGATCTCTACATGCCCGTGGAAAACGCGGCCGAACACGTGGTAGGTGAAGCCTGA
- the thiO gene encoding glycine oxidase ThiO — MAGVLVRGAGVAGLAVAYELRKRGHEVDIVDCRDAAGLGASSFAGGMLAPYCESEAADESVLTLGRGAADWWSDAVPGEVVRNGTLVVAQPRDLPDLVRFASRTTGHVWLDRDGIAELEPSLGGRFERALFSSSEAHLDPRRALTCLAEALVRGGSRFHFGASQPPERHYTSTIDCTGPAAIPHITGLRGVRGEMLHLETDEISLSRPVRMLHPRHPIYVVPRANHRFMVGATMIETEDDGPISARSLMELLNAAYALHPAFGEARLVETGVGIRPAFSDNVPRVVETGEGLAIAGMHRHGFLLAPAMAVKAATHLSNGTSTRKEFSR, encoded by the coding sequence ATGGCAGGGGTGCTCGTCAGGGGCGCCGGTGTCGCCGGACTGGCTGTCGCCTATGAGCTGCGCAAGCGCGGCCATGAGGTCGATATTGTCGATTGCCGGGATGCGGCAGGGCTCGGGGCATCGTCCTTCGCCGGCGGAATGCTCGCGCCCTATTGCGAAAGCGAGGCGGCGGACGAGAGCGTTCTGACACTGGGTCGCGGGGCGGCCGATTGGTGGAGCGACGCCGTTCCGGGCGAGGTCGTGCGCAACGGCACGCTGGTGGTGGCGCAGCCGCGCGACCTGCCGGATCTCGTCCGGTTCGCCTCCCGCACGACAGGCCACGTCTGGCTCGACCGGGATGGTATAGCCGAACTCGAGCCATCGCTTGGCGGTCGCTTCGAAAGGGCGCTGTTCTCTTCGTCTGAAGCCCATCTCGATCCGCGGCGGGCGCTGACCTGCCTGGCCGAAGCTCTCGTCCGGGGTGGCAGCCGGTTTCACTTCGGTGCCAGCCAACCGCCGGAACGGCACTACACTTCCACAATCGATTGCACCGGACCGGCGGCTATCCCCCACATTACCGGGCTGCGTGGCGTACGGGGCGAGATGCTGCATCTGGAAACCGATGAGATCAGTTTGTCGCGTCCGGTGCGGATGCTGCATCCGCGCCATCCCATCTATGTCGTGCCGCGCGCCAACCACCGTTTTATGGTTGGCGCGACGATGATCGAGACGGAGGATGACGGGCCGATTTCGGCACGTTCGCTGATGGAGCTGCTCAATGCGGCCTATGCGCTTCACCCGGCCTTCGGCGAGGCGCGGCTGGTGGAAACTGGTGTCGGCATCCGTCCGGCCTTCTCGGATAATGTCCCGCGCGTGGTTGAAACCGGGGAGGGGCTGGCGATTGCCGGCATGCACCGCCACGGCTTTCTGCTGGCGCCCGCCATGGCCGTGAAGGCCGCAACACACCTCTCCAATGGAACGTCCACCAGGAAGGAGTTTTCCCGATGA
- the thiS gene encoding sulfur carrier protein ThiS, translated as MKQLIVNGETQALQAATLAELLAVLEYEGEWLATAVNGDLVHREDRADRRLEDGDRIEILSPMQGG; from the coding sequence ATGAAACAACTCATCGTCAATGGTGAAACCCAGGCTCTGCAGGCGGCAACGCTGGCGGAGCTACTTGCCGTGCTGGAATACGAAGGCGAGTGGCTGGCCACAGCAGTCAATGGCGATCTCGTGCACCGCGAGGATAGGGCGGACAGGCGCCTCGAAGACGGCGATCGGATCGAAATCCTGTCGCCCATGCAGGGGGGCTGA
- a CDS encoding thiazole synthase, producing the protein MLKLYDTELSSRLLLGTARYPSPAVLGEAVRRSGAEIVTVSLRRETSGGRAGGAFFELIRQLGVRVLPNTAGCHSASEAILTARMAREIFATDWIKLEVIGNHDSLQPDVFELVEAARILAGEGFCVFPYTTDDLVVAEKLLAAGCQVLMPWCAPIGSAAGPRNASALVAFRAAFPAIPLIVDAGLGRPSHAAAVMELGYDAVLLNTAVAMAGDPPVMAEAFAKAVDAGRLAYLSGMLEPRDMAVPSTPVIGKAVFQ; encoded by the coding sequence ATGCTGAAACTTTACGATACCGAACTGTCGTCGCGCCTGCTGCTCGGAACGGCGCGTTACCCGTCTCCGGCGGTGCTTGGCGAGGCGGTCAGGCGGTCGGGTGCCGAGATCGTCACCGTGTCGCTTCGCCGCGAAACCTCCGGCGGCAGGGCAGGCGGTGCATTTTTCGAACTCATCCGCCAACTCGGGGTGCGTGTCCTGCCCAACACGGCCGGATGCCATAGTGCCTCGGAGGCCATTCTGACTGCCAGGATGGCAAGGGAGATCTTCGCGACAGACTGGATCAAGCTGGAAGTCATCGGCAATCACGACAGTCTGCAGCCGGATGTGTTCGAGCTTGTCGAAGCAGCGCGGATCCTCGCAGGCGAAGGGTTTTGCGTCTTTCCCTACACGACGGACGATCTCGTCGTTGCGGAAAAACTGCTGGCCGCTGGTTGTCAGGTGCTGATGCCCTGGTGCGCGCCGATCGGTTCGGCGGCGGGTCCGCGCAATGCGTCGGCGCTCGTTGCCTTCAGGGCGGCCTTCCCCGCGATCCCGCTGATCGTCGATGCCGGCCTCGGGCGGCCGTCGCATGCGGCCGCGGTCATGGAACTGGGTTACGACGCCGTTCTGCTCAACACCGCTGTCGCCATGGCCGGCGATCCGCCTGTCATGGCCGAGGCGTTTGCGAAAGCAGTCGATGCGGGGCGGCTTGCCTATCTGTCCGGTATGCTGGAGCCGCGTGACATGGCCGTTCCCTCGACGCCCGTCATCGGCAAGGCGGTGTTTCAATGA
- a CDS encoding thiamine phosphate synthase translates to MKFDPFYLIVDSADWIERLVPLGVKLVQLRVKDKSETELRREIRRASAVCLAHGCQLIVNDYWQLAIDEGCDFVHLGQEDLAGADLAAIRAAGLKLGLSTHDVAELDTALDARPDYVALGPVWPTILKKMKWQPQGIERVAEWKRRIGDLPLVAIGGITAERAPLVLEHGAACAAVVTDITLHEDPEGRTRQWLAATAPWRLGEIEK, encoded by the coding sequence ATGAAGTTCGATCCCTTCTACCTCATCGTCGACAGTGCCGACTGGATCGAGCGCCTGGTGCCGCTCGGCGTGAAACTCGTGCAGTTGCGCGTCAAGGACAAGTCTGAGACCGAGTTGCGGCGGGAAATCCGGCGCGCCAGTGCCGTGTGCCTGGCTCACGGATGCCAGCTTATCGTCAACGACTACTGGCAACTGGCGATCGACGAAGGATGTGACTTCGTCCATCTCGGACAGGAGGACCTTGCCGGGGCAGACCTTGCCGCCATTCGCGCGGCCGGATTGAAGCTCGGGCTTTCCACCCATGATGTCGCCGAACTCGACACGGCGCTTGACGCTCGACCGGATTACGTCGCGCTTGGGCCGGTCTGGCCGACCATCCTCAAAAAGATGAAATGGCAACCACAGGGGATCGAACGGGTTGCCGAGTGGAAGCGTCGTATCGGCGATCTTCCCCTCGTTGCCATCGGCGGCATCACTGCCGAGCGGGCACCGCTGGTGTTGGAGCATGGGGCTGCGTGCGCAGCTGTCGTTACCGACATCACCCTTCATGAAGACCCGGAAGGCCGGACACGGCAATGGCTTGCAGCAACGGCACCGTGGAGACTTGGGGAAATCGAGAAATGA
- the thiD gene encoding bifunctional hydroxymethylpyrimidine kinase/phosphomethylpyrimidine kinase — protein sequence MTLIALTIAGSDSGGGAGIQADLKTFSALGVYGASVLTAVTAQNTLGVSAIEDISVSMVAAQMQAVLADLVVNAIKIGMLSREDTIRTVAEGLRGFDGPVVLDPVMVATSGDRLLRDDAVAALKRALMPRADIITPNLFEAAILTGLPVADTPEDVARQALQLRNEGARAVLIKGGHGKGSECVDTLLTIDGAVHTFRSPRLETLNGHGTGCTLSAAIAAQLAHGHDLPTAVGMAKEYVHAALAASQDLRIGKGRGPVHHFHAQW from the coding sequence ATGACGCTGATAGCCCTTACCATCGCCGGATCGGACAGCGGCGGCGGCGCCGGTATCCAGGCGGACCTCAAGACATTCTCCGCCCTCGGCGTTTACGGCGCAAGCGTGCTGACCGCCGTCACTGCGCAGAACACGTTGGGCGTTTCGGCCATAGAGGATATCTCTGTTTCCATGGTTGCAGCCCAGATGCAGGCGGTGCTCGCTGATCTCGTCGTCAACGCGATCAAGATAGGCATGCTGTCGCGCGAGGACACGATCCGGACCGTTGCCGAGGGCTTGCGGGGCTTCGACGGACCTGTCGTGCTCGATCCCGTCATGGTGGCAACATCCGGAGACAGGTTGCTCCGCGACGATGCGGTGGCTGCGTTGAAACGAGCACTGATGCCGCGAGCCGATATCATAACGCCGAACCTCTTCGAGGCGGCAATCCTGACAGGCCTGCCTGTCGCGGACACGCCTGAAGACGTTGCACGGCAGGCACTGCAGTTACGCAACGAGGGCGCACGTGCGGTGCTGATCAAAGGGGGTCATGGCAAGGGTAGCGAATGCGTCGACACCCTTTTGACCATCGACGGAGCGGTCCATACCTTCAGATCCCCTCGTCTGGAAACACTCAACGGTCACGGAACCGGCTGCACCCTGTCAGCAGCCATTGCCGCCCAACTCGCACACGGCCACGATCTGCCGACTGCTGTTGGAATGGCAAAGGAATACGTGCACGCAGCCCTGGCCGCTTCACAGGATCTGCGGATCGGAAAGGGCCGGGGTCCGGTGCACCATTTCCATGCCCAGTGGTAG
- a CDS encoding MurR/RpiR family transcriptional regulator, which translates to MPKEPDGAPGGTRRPRRIDRFGERLKSRRGSLSPSLISVVDYIDQHRHAVLGKSALEIAADTVTSDATVIRAIQALGFEGLIDLKDTLEAHIGETDSPSEKMAATTEALDSGADAAIDFVIDDHRKAMAALAEPSSRDALKLAVPLLLEARSIGVFGIGASGIIASYASRLFQRNGYRSYTLNATGIALAEQLLSMESGDALIMMAYGRPHREAMATIGEAKRLGIPIVMLVGQPDTVLRRYADASIVIPRAKTEHVALHGSTMVCIEALMLALATVARDRTLQSLDRLIELRSAVRPSKK; encoded by the coding sequence ATGCCAAAAGAACCAGATGGCGCGCCTGGCGGGACACGGCGGCCCCGACGCATCGATCGCTTTGGCGAGAGACTGAAGAGCCGCCGGGGGTCTCTTTCGCCAAGCCTGATCAGCGTTGTGGACTACATCGATCAGCACCGGCATGCGGTCCTTGGAAAATCTGCGCTCGAAATTGCCGCTGACACCGTGACCTCGGATGCAACCGTCATTCGCGCGATTCAGGCGCTCGGCTTCGAAGGCCTCATCGACCTCAAGGATACGCTCGAGGCTCATATCGGCGAAACGGACTCGCCTTCCGAAAAGATGGCCGCGACGACGGAGGCACTCGACAGCGGCGCGGATGCCGCGATCGATTTTGTCATCGACGATCATCGAAAGGCGATGGCGGCACTAGCGGAACCTTCCAGTCGCGACGCCCTGAAATTGGCGGTGCCCCTGCTTCTCGAGGCACGATCCATCGGGGTCTTCGGGATAGGCGCTTCCGGCATCATCGCAAGCTACGCTTCCCGTCTTTTCCAGAGAAACGGCTACCGGTCCTATACGCTGAACGCTACAGGGATCGCTCTTGCCGAGCAGTTGCTGTCGATGGAAAGCGGTGACGCGCTCATTATGATGGCATATGGCCGACCACATCGCGAGGCCATGGCCACGATCGGCGAAGCCAAGCGTCTCGGCATCCCCATCGTCATGCTGGTAGGACAGCCCGACACCGTGTTGCGCCGGTATGCGGACGCATCGATCGTCATTCCCCGGGCGAAGACGGAACACGTCGCTCTGCACGGCTCCACCATGGTTTGCATCGAAGCGCTGATGCTGGCGCTGGCCACAGTTGCGCGCGACAGGACACTGCAATCGCTTGATCGCCTCATCGAGTTGCGCAGCGCCGTCAGGCCGAGCAAGAAATAA
- a CDS encoding ABC transporter substrate-binding protein: MASFTAAHAAEMRSFTDDAGRVVEVPKRPLRIVSMHDLDITIPLIELGAPPVASHGRAGVDGKPYLRSSPILTGVDFDNSGIQYIGAVTADMEAVVAAGPDLIITEPGRTTPVEQLAKIAPTVVIDDTSGGAPHIYEKLADLTGTQGRLAVLDRRYKVQIEQLKKLVDTSKVTVSVMQAQNGKVSIYHTYRSLGRVLRDAGFRFPEIIDSIPEGGRVEVSAERLPELDADYIFDTYRSDIGGTPADEIAAMNKILPDYCRFLAACREGRYIVLPREEAISNSYAALSLMVSVVQSQISGRQPPMPSK; this comes from the coding sequence ATGGCCTCGTTTACTGCAGCCCACGCGGCAGAGATGCGCTCCTTTACCGACGACGCCGGCAGGGTCGTCGAAGTGCCGAAGCGCCCGCTTCGGATCGTCTCGATGCACGACCTCGATATCACCATACCGCTGATTGAACTCGGCGCACCCCCTGTCGCCAGCCATGGCCGCGCCGGCGTCGACGGCAAGCCATATCTGCGCTCGAGCCCGATCCTGACAGGTGTGGATTTCGACAATTCCGGCATTCAGTACATTGGCGCTGTCACCGCCGACATGGAGGCTGTGGTCGCGGCAGGACCAGACCTTATCATCACCGAACCGGGGCGCACGACGCCCGTCGAACAACTCGCTAAAATAGCCCCGACAGTCGTCATCGACGATACCTCGGGCGGGGCGCCGCACATATACGAGAAACTTGCCGACCTGACGGGAACTCAAGGCCGCCTTGCGGTGCTCGACCGGCGCTACAAGGTCCAGATAGAGCAACTGAAAAAGCTGGTGGATACCTCCAAGGTCACCGTCTCCGTAATGCAGGCGCAGAATGGCAAGGTGAGCATCTACCACACCTATCGTTCGCTTGGTCGTGTCCTTCGAGATGCCGGTTTCAGGTTCCCCGAGATCATCGACAGCATTCCGGAGGGCGGCCGCGTGGAAGTCAGTGCCGAACGACTGCCGGAGCTCGATGCCGACTATATCTTCGATACATATCGGTCGGATATCGGCGGCACGCCTGCAGACGAGATCGCTGCCATGAACAAGATACTGCCGGACTATTGCCGCTTCCTCGCAGCCTGCCGCGAAGGCCGTTATATTGTCCTGCCCAGGGAGGAAGCGATCTCCAATTCATACGCGGCACTTTCGCTGATGGTCTCCGTCGTCCAGTCTCAAATTTCAGGCCGGCAGCCACCGATGCCGTCGAAATAG